The Populus trichocarpa isolate Nisqually-1 chromosome 11, P.trichocarpa_v4.1, whole genome shotgun sequence genome has a segment encoding these proteins:
- the LOC18103424 gene encoding protein ACCELERATED CELL DEATH 6, protein MDSRLYRVAKSGNVYILLQLLNENPRLLTKLTPQGNTPLHIAVQFGHKGVVVEIYNRCGSLLTRPNSSGDSPLHVAARCGHFSIVDFLVKEILAAKRISTENGKTGKFDILRQGNNENNTVLHEAVRNGNMSVVKLLLRVDTKLACFENYAGESPLFLAAREGKKNLLNQILISTPASAHGGSEGQTALHAAVIERHSDIMEILLRAKPHLITEADHHGRTALHHAASLGDRRAVERLLEFDECTAYVLDKNGHSPLHVAASNGHADVIERIIHYCPDSGELLDLNGRSVLHFAVLSGKVNVVRCVVEIAELQWLINQADNGGNTPLHLAAIERQTRILRCLIWDERVDHRARNETGQSVFDIDGSIRESCFIYRCNIIECVWRKLIPVSNGIIGKKNPPCTDQEAIARIQTYKRMGNTLLMVATLIATVTFAAAFTLPGGFNNDFGSKLGVALLESSNHLRWFVFSDAIAMTSSMIAACIIFWVGVSNDESYVYYLASATVLTCIALQSAAIAFLSGIVAVLPDQPFVDSVIYIVGIAFNVSDFLFLLQLVRIFLVSEICQFLIFYFWKMKSRIKK, encoded by the exons ATGGATTCAAGGCTATACAGAGTTGCAAAATCAGGAAATGTTTATATTCTCCTACAACTTCTCAACGAAAATCCAAGGCTACTTACTAAACTTACTCCACAAGGGAATACACCTCTCCATATTGCTGTGCAATTTGGACATAAAGGAGTTGTCGTTGAAATCTATAATAGATGCGGGTCTCTGCTTACAAGGCCGAATTCGAGTGGAGACAGTCCTCTACATGTAGCTGCAAGGTGCGGACACTTCTCTATTGTTGATTTTCTGGTGAAAGAAATTCTAGCAGCAAAAAGGATAAGCACTGAAAATGGAAAAACTGGCAAGTTTGACATACTGAGGCAGGGAAACAACGAGAATAATACAGTTTTACACGAGGCTGTTAGGAACGGTAATATGAGTGTCGTAAAGTTGTTGCTGAGGGTTGATACTAAGTTGGcctgttttgaaaattatgctgGCGAGTCTCCGTTGTTTCTTGCTGCTAGAGAAGGGAAGAAGAATCTTTTGAATCAGATTCTGATATCAACTCCAGCTTCAGCTCATGGGGGATCAGAGGGCCAAACTGCTTTGCATGCTGCTGTGATAGAGAGACATTCAG ATATCATGGAGATCCTTCTGAGAGCAAAACCACACCTCATCACAGAAGCTGACCATCATGGCAGGACCGCACTCCATCATGCTGCATCCCTTGGAGACCGCAGGGCTGTTGAAAGATTGCTGGAATTTGACGAGTGTACTGCATATGTATTGGATAAAAATGGCCATTCACCCCTTCATGTTGCAGCCAGCAATGGTCATGCCGATGTAATAGAAAGAATTATCCACTACTGCCCAGATTCTGGAGAGCTTCTGGACCTGAACGGGAGGAGTGTTCTTCATTTTGCCGTTCTTAGTGGAAAAGTGAATGTGGTCAGATGTGTGGTGGAAATAGCAGAGTTACAATGGCTCATAAATCAAGCAGATAATGGCGGGAACACACCTTTGCATTTGGCTGCTATTGAAAGACAAACTCGGATTCTGAGGTGCTTGATATGGGATGAAAGAGTGGACCACAGAGCCAGAAATGAAACTGGCCAATCAGTCTTTGATATTGATGGATCTATCAGAGAATCATGCTTTATATATCGTTGT AATATAATCGAATGCGTATGGAGGAAACTTATCCCTGTATCTAATGGAATCATCGGGAAAAAGAATCCCCCATGTACAGACCAAGAAGCTATTGCCAGGATTCAAACTTACAAGCGAATGGGAAATACCCTCTTAATGGTAGCAACACTAATCGCAACAGTAACGTTTGCAGCAGCTTTCACACTTCCTGGAGGCTTTAACAATGATTTTGGCTCCAAGCTAGGCGTAGCATTACTGGAGTCAAGCAATCATCTGAGATGGTTCGTTTTCTCGGACGCGATTGCCATGACCAGCTCCATGATTGCAGCATGCATAATATTTTGGGTAGGTGTTAGTAACGATGAGTCCTATGTTTACTACCTGGCAAGTGCGACCGTGCTAACTTGTATAGCGCTACAATCAGCAGCGATTGCATTCCTATCAGGAATTGTTGCTGTTTTGCCTGATCAACCCTTTGTTGACAGTGTAATTTATATTGTGGGGATTGCTTTCAATGTTAGTGACTTCTTGTTTCTGCTCCAGTTGGTGcggatttttcttgtttctgaaATCTGCcagttcttgattttttatttctggaAGATGAAGTCCAGAATCAAGAAATGA
- the LOC127904051 gene encoding uncharacterized protein LOC127904051: MSSDKLDLFHIRLNGKNYSAWEFQFQLFVKGKELWGHINGSNPAPTDVDALSRWEIMDARVMTWILSSIEPHLVLNLRPYKTAAAMWNYLNKVYNQDNTARRFQLEYEMANFTQGSLSIEEYFSGFQNLWANYSDIVYANVPTAALSAVQAVHDTSKRDQFLMKLRSDFETARSNLMNRHPVPSLDACLSELLREEQRIITQATMEHRANVSAPVSIAYAAQGRNKGRNMHGVQCFSCKGFGHIARDCPKKFCNYCKKHGHIISACPIRPERKQGTAYHASIGASGSAALPIASPVVPIPTPTGLANPNTLTPEMVQQMIISALSALGFSGSSVREDDREGA; the protein is encoded by the exons ATGTCTTCGGATAAGCTAGACTTGTTTCATATCCGTCTTAATGGGAAAAATTATTCTGCTTGGgagtttcaatttcaattattcGTCAAAGGGAAAGAACTGTGGGGGCATATTAATGGGAGTAATCCTGCACCTACAGATGTCGATGCTTTGTCTAGATGGGAAATCATGGATGCTCGAGTTATGACCTGGATCCTTAGCTCAATAGAACCTCATCTTGTTCTCAATTTGAGGCCTTATAAAACTGCTGCTGCTATGTGGAATTATCTAAATAAGGTTTATAATCAGGATAACACAGCTCGGCGTTTTCAATTAGAGTATGAGATGGCTAACTTCACACAAGGAAGTCTCTCTATTGAGGAATACTTTTCCggttttcaaaatctttgggCTAATTATTCAGATATTGTTTATGCTAATGTTCCTACTGCAGCTCTCTCTGCTGTTCAAGCAGTGCACGACACAAGCAAGAGAGATCAATTCTTGATGAAGCTCCGTTCTGATTTTGAAACTGCACGCTCTAATTTGATGAATCGGCATCCTGTACCATCTTTAGATGCTTGTTTGAGTGAACTTCTTCGTGAGGAGCAGCGTATTATAACTCAGGCGACTATGGAACATAGGGCAAATGTTAGTGCACCTGTTTCTATAGCTTATGCAGCACAGGGGAGAAATAAAGGTAGAAATATGCATGGTGTCCAATGTTTTAGTTGTAAAGGTTTTGGTCATATTGCTCGGGATTGCCCTAAGAAATTCTGCAACTACTGTAAGAAACATGGTCATATCATCTCTGCTTGTCCCATTCGACCTGAAAGGAAACAAGGAACTGCTTATCATGCCTCCATTGGTGCCTCTGGTTCTGCTGCATTGCCTATTGCCTCACCTGTTGTTCCTATTCCTACTCCTACAGGCTTAGCAAACCCGAATACACTTACTCCTGAAATGGTACAACAAATGATCATTTCTGCTCTTTCTGCTCTTGGGTTCTCAG GATCAAGCGTCAGGGAAGATGATCGCGAAGGGGCCTAA